In Chanodichthys erythropterus isolate Z2021 chromosome 11, ASM2448905v1, whole genome shotgun sequence, a single window of DNA contains:
- the znf219 gene encoding zinc finger protein 219 has translation MDSPPECMLALSCEPPLSPPSMPSLDHSPQFLPQSPQSTPSSPQTELYAPVSPCPLPEASFQDEEEDDELLTPSSPTPAVALFPGELELGSPSSESSPPATTLTPFSGFGALEQAISSGQSTTYNDELDLQLFNNEGMAVPGGISSGPGLRFPCHVCGKRFRFQSILSLHARAHSLDRERRASAPYRTTHVKLQQNHASNSVIQNPLSGSLQKSMNEDMVPEEPLQTANSPQFLFEGTTALTPPLTEEAPISTSFSPLGQAHLEDSAPPTAAPAFRCHACKGKFRTASELARHVRILHNPYKCTMCPFSASQEERLAAHLQESHTPADPAAETVFPSHPITAPPETPPPQMSVVPAFRCETCGQRFTQSWFLKGHMRKHKDSLDHKCQVCGRGFKEPWFLKNHMKVHLNKLGLKTGLGNLGPAGTDQSKGPASTQVLGALYSNLLLARSMAGGGGSGNRTERSDASAGSSKSSILGYLGLPKDNSNGSCMERLQAVAQVAEMGNGGGGRGSESADGADQAAMWQLVARSLVAAQHNQQQQRSHSHHQFPSSRGTVAGEAKQMRAYLGGLGSREELEGSSAPWECPDCGKMFRSLQQVVAHARVHVQKPQKGGQSAQGGMSREENIINRVSEAQATGGVEGGQRTSDNEVRQERKQLPSGVGSAGSFHSVISHLSGQNGLRGSSSSTSSPRERVRGTGMKDCPYCGKAFRSSHHLKVHLRVHTGERPYKCPHCDYAGTQSGSLKYHLQRHHREQRNAMATSPNSPSPSLPSLTGSPREGAKKRRIPSQSSFGRVPGEASSLRHSQSWGAGPSEQKEGSSASIHQREGDLESHYRSLSGMMGTLFPGGLETNWIGEVPPPKMPKVSRRKPLTTSRMVSVNGYQGGTTSQEGGFEPLDLSRRPLQDEGGVSSSGGEPSGGSKGGNDILNQCVFCPFRTSSAELMAMHLQVNHTSKSRRKRGVPISSTNHSPRLTLAEPDRDPLALWKFFGVEDGVTSPEDWVSSKSKVENGVSPDNRETEDSFELVPGPAGSFGATEKKRKMREDLDEEDEVVNEEENELEANGSFVNVPQNQSRRAQSDSSDLTAEDLPKEEESVLGK, from the exons ATGGATTCCCCACCAGAGTGTATGCTGGCTCTTTCCTGTGAGCCCCCACTGTCTCCTCCCTCCATGCCATCCCTGGACCACAGTCCCCAATTCCTACCCCAGAGTCCTCAATCTACCCCTTCTAGCCCGCAAACTGAACTCTATGCACCGGTCTCACCCTGCCCCCTTCCTGAAGCCAGCTTCCAagatgaggaggaggatgatgaGTTGTTAACACCCTCATCACCCACCCCAGCTGTGGCACTGTTTCCTGGTGAATTGGAACTCGGCAGTCCCTCATCAGAGAGCAGCCCCCCAGCCACAACATTAACACCTTTTTCTGGTTTTGGAGCTCTGGAGCAGGCAATCTCTTCTGGTCAAAGTACCACCTACAATGATGAGTTGGATCTTCAGCTTTTCAACAATGAGGGCATGGCTGTCCCTGGAGGGATCAGCTCTGGGCCTGGCCTAAGGTTCCCCTGCCATGTGTGTGGAAAGAGGTTCCGCTTCCAGAGTATTCTGTCTCTGCATGCTCGAGCACACAGTTTGGACAGGGAACGTCGGGCTTCTGCTCCCTACCGGACCACACATGTCAAACTGCAGCAGAATCACGCAAGCAACAGTGTAATCCAGAATCCATTATCTGGGTCATTACAAAAAAGTATGAATGAAGACATGGTTCCAGAGGAACCTCTTCAAACTGCCAACAGCCCTCAGTTCCTCTTTGAAGGAACCACAGCCCTGACTCCACCTTTAACAGAGGAAGCACCCATCTCAACCTCCTTCTCTCCACTTGGCCAGGCCCACTTGGAAGACAGTGCCCCCCCTACAGCTGCTCCTGCCTTCCGGTGTCATGCTTGTAAGGGTAAGTTCCGAACAGCTTCAGAGCTGGCACGTCATGTACGGATCCTCCACAACCCCTACAAATGTACAATGTGTCCCTTCTCAGCCAGCCAGGAGGAAAGACTGGCTGCCCATTTGCAGGAGAGCCACACACCTGCAGATCCTGCTGCTGAAACGGTTTTCCCTTCTCACCCTATAACAGCACCACCAGAAACTCCTCCCCCACAAATGTCTGTTGTTCCAGCTTTCCGATGTGAGACATGCGGGCAGCGTTTTACACAGTCCTGGTTTTTGAAGGGGCACATGCGGAAGCACAAGGACTCATTGGATCACAAGTGCCAGGTGTGTGGCCGTGGCTTCAAGGAACCCTGGTTTCTTAAGAACCATATGAAGGTGCATCTTAACAAGCTGGGCCTCAAGACTGGATTGGGAAATCTGGGTCCAGCTGGAACTGATCAATCCAAAGGTCCTGCAAGCACACAAGTGCTGGGGGCTCTGTATTCTAACTTGCTCCTTGCTCGCAGTATGGCCGGGGGTGGTGGATCAGGAAATCGCACAGAGAGGTCAGATGCCAGTGCAGGCTCAAGCAAATCCTCTATATTGGGCTATCTTGGATTACCCAAAGACAACAGCAATGGAAGTTGCATGGAGCGCCTTCAGGCAGTGGCACAGGTTGCAGAAATGGGTAACGGAGGAGGAGGGCGGGGAAGTGAGTCAGCAGACGGAGCAGACCAGGCAGCCATGTGGCAGCTGGTTGCTCGTAGTCTGGTGGCAGCACAGcacaaccaacagcagcagagaTCCCATTCACACCATCAGTTTCCTTCCTCACGAGGCACCGTCGCTGGGGAAGCCAAGCAGATGAGGGCCTACCTGGGTGGGTTGGGTTCTAGAGAGGAACTGGAGGGATCTAGCGCACCATGGGAGTGTCCAGATTGTGGCAAGATGTTCAGAAGCCTTCAGCAGGTGGTTGCCCACGCCcgtgtccatgtccagaaaccACAGAAAGGTGGACAAAGTGCCCAAGGGGGCATGTCCAGGGAAGAGAACATAATAAACAGAGTCAGTGAAGCTCAAGCAACAGGTGGAGTAGAAGGAGGGCAAAGAACAAGTGACAATGAAGTTAGACAGGAGAGAAAGCAACTCCCATCAGGAGTCGGGTCAGCTGGGAGCTTCCATTCTGTCATATCACATCTTTCTG GTCAGAATGGTTTGAGGGGATCATCCTCTTCCACTTCATCTCCAAGGGAGCGTGTTCGGGGAACAGGGATGAAGGATTGCCCCTACTGTGGTAAAGCCTTCCGGTCTTCCCATCACCTTAAAGTGCACCTTCGCGTACACACAG GTGAGAGACCATACAAATGCCCCCACTGTGATTATGCTGGCACCCAGTCTGGCTCTCTCAAGTACCACCTTCAACGTCATCATCGTGAGCAAAGGAACGCTATGGCAACCTCCCCCAATTCCCCATCACCTAGCCTCCCCTCTCTGACTGGATCTCCCCGTGAAGGGGCAAAAAAGCGCAGAATCCCCTCCCAGTCTTCTTTTGGGAGGGTTCCTGGAGAGGCTTCTTCTTTAAGGCACAGTCAATCATGGGGTGCAGGCCCATCAGAACAGAAGGAGGGATCTTCTGCATCTATACATCAAAGAGAGGGAGACCTGGAGAGTCACTATCGCAGTCTGTCAGGGATGATGGGTACACTCTTCCCCGGTGGTCTAGAAACAAATTGGATTGGGGAGGTACCACCTCCGAAAATGCCAAAAGTGTCTAGACGTAAACCCCTTACTACAAGCCGCATGGTTTCAGTAAATGGCTATCAGGGCGGGACGACATCCCAGGAAGGAGGCTTTGAACCACTGGACCTCTCCCGCCGCCCTTTACAAGATGAAGGGGGAGTGAGTAGTTCTGGAGGTGAACCATCAGGTGGCTCTAAAGGAGGGAATGACATCCTCAATCAATGCGTGTTCTGTCCCTTCCGAACCTCTTCTGCTGAGCTGATGGCCATGCACCTTCAGGTTAATCACACCAGCAAGTCTCGTCGTAAGAGGGGCGTCCCCATCAGTTCCACCAATCATTCTCCAAGACTAACTTTGGCCGAGCCAGACCGTGATCCCCTGGCTCTGTGGAAGTTCTTTGGTGTAGAGGATGGAGTAACATCTCCTGAGGACTGGGTTTCATCCAAGTCAAAAGTTGAGAATGGAGTCAGCCCAGACAACAGGGAAACAGAGGACAGCTTTGAATTGGTCCCTGGACCTGCAGGAAGCTTTGGTGCCACAGAAAAGAAACGTAAAATGAGAGAGGACCTGGATGAGGAAGACGAGGTGGTCAATGAGGAAGAGAATGAGCTGGAAGCAAATGGCAGCTTTGTAAATGTACCCCAGAATCAGAGTAGAAGGGCTCAGTCTGATTCATCAGACCTCACGGCTGAGGATCTACCCAAGGAGGAGGAAAGTGTCTTGGGGAAATAA